One Cicer arietinum cultivar CDC Frontier isolate Library 1 unplaced genomic scaffold, Cicar.CDCFrontier_v2.0 Ca_scaffold_5593_v2.0, whole genome shotgun sequence genomic window, GCCATCACCACAAGAACCTAACCATGTTTAGGATAAAAATCAGTAATTAActaaaacatcatttaaaatttcagTTACGCGTGattcaaacaaaacaatatGCAAGCAATTTCTTACCAGCATTTTGCATTAGGCTTGGATTCTCCATGCAAGAAGGCACCTCTGGTGCAGGAAACTCACTTTGTGATAAACATAATGCACAGATACCATATTCACTTGGATTAATCACCTTTTGGAACATTGGATCGCCAACTCCATAACTAAACCTTGTGAGCAAAGGTTGAAAAGTTTTGTAGGATGGGTAAGAATCAGAGAACAAAGAAAATGAAGCTGGATCAGTGGAGCTTTTATTGTTATGATCCCTTCCTGGATTCATCTGATCAGAATAAAACTGTGGGTTAGGCTGTTGGGAGTACATAGAGAGGTACAAGTCACCAAATCTAGTTCCATGCTGCACCAGCTTCAGCATAAAATCATCCATCCTATCAAAAAAACTCTCATCATCATCCTCGTCATTCATATGAGGATCAAAATAATACTCATCATCAGCATCATCACCATCCACAGCAGAaacagcagcagcagcagcagaaACAACATCATCAGCAtcctcatcatcttcgagtacAGACTCCACTAGCTTCACAATCCTGTCATAAACTGAACCTGGACTATCCAATTCATCTTCAGTCAGATTGCTTTCAGGGGCAGGCAATAAACTATTGATCCCAGGCGGAATTTCCACTTTAA contains:
- the LOC101511763 gene encoding uncharacterized protein isoform X2, whose translation is MAQDSPVKAQDSVQDKVTVLHKSNEPYRPPCLIKALPPWTKDINDLLITDKYSEYTSQEKAKLERCGTVSDHNSATKFAKSDHLWESYLYLPVQEDIQFSDSAPMIHSEEELPISVTKENASIPDVQIQKESELNSSNSSFDGNLTSSDIRLPDEDSLITYDGPFSGLKVEIPPGINSLLPAPESNLTEDELDSPGSVYDRIVKLVESVLEDDEDADDVVSAAAAAVSAVDGDDADDEYYFDPHMNDEDDDESFFDRMDDFMLKLVQHGTRFGDLYLSMYSQQPNPQFYSDQMNPGRDHNNKSSTDPASFSLFSDSYPSYKTFQPLLTRFSYGVGDPMFQKVINPSEYGICALCLSQSEFPAPEVPSCMENPSLMQNAGSCGDGNINQTPVDHSADMKLEESKLMHPFMGGFTSRRLST